From one Stieleria sp. JC731 genomic stretch:
- a CDS encoding MG2 domain-containing protein codes for MNLNQPPQQPLPNDDDLEQLLLELHYGLLDDDEADELRRRIETEPHVAAQWAETLVMANKFAQAARRDASKESPVGLQSAESTTVDHIVNTPSATAVDSVSDLEPAGGSNSNRFIKLWWVSFAAAAVFLVAVNGYRHWISLPEPPDDPFHLAIQSIDADQSNSRNEFFVVVNPRLSSTKTVGFDPTMPIVPATISFEVLSKGAVLFRGQTETSANHPARIQIPDEIVIPADAKLEIDAWTDRSGEKKVRLSVPLEPTRCLTFLRSDRPVYRPGEQVFFRSVTLNRQTLASHIEVPIRYELLDPSGAAVSGAVLEGVTERGVGNGSFLIPESAPGGTYQLIAKSLDGFFPDQPCDIEIRRYRAVQLKTDLQFDKRSYGANDNVKATLSVRRANDQLPVGAAAKIQATVDGQTIYQSSAVVDVDGIVAITFDLPSFLREGTGTLSVAIDDGSVTETASRPIPIHTGRVQVDFFPEGGYLASGLQNRVYFAARNAQGEPIELAGEILSQAGRVVATAKTVRDGLGRFEFKPEPGMRYSLRVTNPMDITEMPWLPSVVDDKPVLNTGSGVFEADEPISISVHTLKRRQCMVRAVCRGELVGLKSVDVSMGENQITIPVQDRAAGVIRLTVLEVDTDSETTVPLVERLVYRRGQKALNIKATVDGKSDQFSPGEPVRMTIAVTDENQKPVPGAILGVSVVDDAALSLRLKEQPSIKTHFYLTSEVQSPEDLEHANFYLSDDPQAGESLDLLLGTQGWRRFVSGTPGQFNETFRSALVRLLELDGNREQLESQTRTNSDALRSQLIAYRIRAKEIWNEFINDVRFTLMLIGFVWLIALLFRPRKSFAAAASLLLISVLIVGCGQAGNTVTEAPAYNSVVEAELFQKDQGNAYRNAAEQGMSESPEEAAGASSSADSADEVKPSFARRVIEVFIPGTGRLGPVKDGQVIENRISEKQLRQFAEARGIDTQALADQLMEELRFPIRQYSHLHRTSEDSVRSDFTETLYWNPLMVTDSTGTASIRFDLSDSLTMFKVIVNGHTVDGRIGTGGGSLTSEIPLAIDAKVPLEVTGGDRIDLPVGLVNASGSTNRFDVQLVPDTGLNAAKTTSTLEVEAEGRRSERFSLDVDDVAILSNTKLKVSVQNQSGRLRDAVERSVRVVPDGYPFSTSSSGTLVRRVKTKLDLPAEIRPGSLHGEIQLMPGTQSQLSRGVESLLREPHGCFEQASSTNYPNVMAFQLMQADGVADDSDRQRIESLLRRGYRKLTSYECQDLGYEWFGNDPGHEALSAFGLMQFTEMSKVIDVDQAMLDRTRRWLLNRRDGLGGFKRNPRHLHVWSVNQETVNAYVLWALSQADLSSGNSQRTENDFTKELDHLESIATTTDDPYLIALSSITLENVGRKSTAQLLRERLLKSQAADGHVEGQMTVTQSGGLSRKVESTALAILAWKSDPQFDKALRKSVDWLLANRNGGGFGSTQATVLALKALVEVHTRISQSGEGELELLVDGNVIETLEWSGAGKDGVAYRLPDQVCRLLESDPQATVELRSANPTSLPFVVQLGGQTRSPQSHQACPLEMNVQFSDSVGETNAGDTIDVLVNVSNKTQQGQPMSVAVVGLPGGLEPVIESLDRLKDGGEIDYYELRGREVVLYWRTFQPQETKELSINCVAQIPGRYTGPAHRAYLYYTAEQKVWVNPLVIEIR; via the coding sequence CAACAGCCCCTTCCAAACGATGACGACCTTGAGCAGCTGCTTTTGGAGCTGCACTATGGATTGTTAGACGATGACGAAGCGGATGAACTGCGTCGCCGTATTGAGACGGAACCACACGTCGCTGCTCAATGGGCGGAAACGTTGGTGATGGCCAACAAGTTTGCTCAAGCGGCTCGGCGTGATGCTTCAAAGGAATCACCCGTCGGTCTTCAATCCGCTGAATCGACAACAGTTGATCACATCGTCAATACACCGTCAGCAACGGCTGTCGATTCGGTCAGCGATTTAGAACCCGCAGGCGGTTCCAACTCGAATCGGTTTATCAAGCTTTGGTGGGTTTCGTTCGCCGCGGCCGCTGTCTTTCTGGTTGCCGTCAACGGATACCGACACTGGATCAGTTTGCCAGAACCGCCCGATGATCCGTTTCATCTTGCGATTCAGTCGATCGATGCGGATCAATCAAACAGTCGCAACGAGTTTTTCGTTGTGGTCAACCCAAGATTATCATCGACAAAGACGGTGGGCTTTGATCCGACCATGCCGATTGTTCCGGCAACCATTTCGTTCGAAGTGTTGTCCAAAGGTGCGGTGCTATTCAGGGGCCAAACCGAAACGAGCGCGAATCATCCCGCACGGATCCAAATCCCTGATGAGATTGTGATTCCGGCGGATGCAAAGCTTGAAATCGATGCATGGACCGATCGATCGGGTGAAAAGAAAGTTCGCCTGTCGGTCCCGCTCGAACCGACGCGTTGTTTAACTTTCTTACGAAGCGATCGCCCTGTCTATCGTCCCGGTGAGCAGGTCTTCTTTCGATCGGTGACACTCAATCGTCAGACCTTGGCATCACACATCGAAGTTCCCATTCGATATGAGTTGCTGGATCCGAGTGGGGCTGCTGTCAGTGGCGCCGTCCTGGAAGGCGTTACCGAACGCGGTGTCGGCAATGGATCGTTTTTGATTCCGGAATCGGCACCGGGCGGAACCTATCAGTTGATCGCCAAAAGCCTGGACGGTTTCTTTCCTGACCAACCCTGCGATATCGAAATTCGTCGTTATCGGGCGGTGCAGTTGAAAACCGATCTGCAATTTGACAAGCGTTCCTATGGGGCGAACGACAATGTCAAAGCGACGCTGTCGGTTCGTCGTGCTAACGATCAGCTTCCTGTCGGTGCGGCTGCGAAAATTCAAGCCACAGTCGACGGCCAAACGATCTATCAGTCGTCGGCGGTCGTGGATGTCGACGGAATAGTCGCGATCACATTTGATCTTCCCAGTTTCCTTCGCGAGGGGACGGGCACGCTTTCGGTGGCGATCGACGATGGATCGGTAACGGAAACGGCATCACGTCCGATCCCGATCCATACCGGTCGAGTCCAAGTCGACTTTTTCCCTGAAGGCGGCTATCTGGCAAGCGGGCTACAGAACCGTGTTTACTTTGCCGCTCGAAACGCCCAAGGTGAACCGATCGAACTTGCCGGCGAAATTCTCTCCCAAGCAGGACGTGTTGTCGCGACAGCCAAAACGGTCCGCGACGGATTAGGGCGGTTCGAATTTAAACCGGAACCAGGCATGCGGTATTCATTGCGGGTAACCAACCCGATGGATATTACCGAGATGCCTTGGCTACCAAGTGTGGTCGACGACAAGCCCGTCTTGAACACCGGGTCAGGAGTCTTCGAAGCCGACGAGCCGATTTCGATCTCCGTCCATACGCTAAAACGCAGGCAGTGTATGGTTCGTGCTGTCTGCCGTGGTGAACTGGTCGGCCTGAAGTCCGTCGATGTCTCAATGGGAGAAAACCAAATCACCATTCCGGTCCAAGACCGAGCCGCCGGGGTAATCCGACTGACTGTCCTGGAAGTCGATACCGATTCCGAAACGACCGTCCCATTGGTTGAGCGGTTGGTTTACCGCCGCGGACAAAAAGCGTTGAACATCAAGGCGACGGTTGATGGGAAATCGGATCAGTTTTCACCCGGCGAACCGGTTCGTATGACGATCGCGGTGACAGATGAGAATCAGAAGCCGGTGCCGGGTGCCATCCTAGGCGTCAGCGTCGTTGATGATGCGGCGCTTAGCCTACGTCTAAAAGAACAGCCATCGATAAAGACACACTTCTATCTCACCAGTGAGGTGCAATCGCCAGAAGATCTTGAGCACGCGAATTTTTACTTGTCGGATGATCCGCAAGCCGGTGAGAGTTTAGATTTGCTGCTCGGAACGCAAGGCTGGCGAAGGTTTGTCAGCGGGACACCCGGCCAATTCAACGAAACGTTTCGATCCGCTCTGGTTCGGTTGCTGGAACTTGACGGGAATCGGGAACAGCTGGAAAGTCAAACGAGGACGAACTCGGATGCGTTGCGGTCTCAATTGATCGCCTACCGGATACGTGCCAAAGAGATCTGGAACGAGTTTATCAACGATGTGCGATTTACTTTGATGCTGATCGGATTCGTTTGGCTGATCGCACTGTTGTTCCGCCCGCGAAAGTCTTTCGCCGCAGCGGCAAGCCTACTTCTGATTTCGGTATTGATCGTGGGCTGCGGGCAAGCTGGAAACACGGTCACCGAAGCGCCCGCATATAACTCTGTAGTGGAGGCCGAGCTGTTTCAGAAAGATCAAGGCAATGCGTATCGGAACGCAGCTGAACAAGGCATGTCCGAGTCGCCAGAGGAAGCGGCTGGTGCTTCATCGTCAGCCGATAGTGCTGATGAAGTGAAGCCTTCGTTTGCCCGGCGTGTCATCGAGGTCTTTATCCCAGGCACAGGGCGATTGGGGCCGGTAAAAGATGGCCAGGTGATCGAAAATCGAATCAGCGAAAAACAACTTCGACAGTTCGCCGAAGCTCGTGGTATCGACACGCAAGCACTTGCCGATCAGTTGATGGAGGAACTGCGTTTCCCGATCCGTCAGTATTCGCACCTCCATCGTACCAGCGAAGACTCTGTACGATCGGACTTTACCGAAACCCTCTACTGGAATCCGCTGATGGTGACGGACTCAACGGGAACGGCCAGTATTCGTTTTGATTTGTCCGACTCGCTGACCATGTTCAAAGTAATCGTCAACGGGCATACCGTTGACGGCCGAATCGGAACGGGAGGAGGCTCCCTCACGTCCGAAATTCCTCTCGCGATCGATGCCAAAGTTCCTTTAGAGGTAACCGGTGGTGATCGGATCGATCTTCCGGTTGGATTGGTCAACGCGAGCGGATCGACGAATCGTTTCGATGTTCAGTTGGTTCCGGACACTGGGCTAAACGCTGCTAAAACGACATCGACGTTGGAGGTTGAAGCCGAAGGCCGACGATCCGAACGTTTTTCGCTTGATGTTGACGACGTCGCGATCCTGTCCAACACCAAGCTGAAGGTGTCAGTGCAAAACCAGTCCGGACGGCTTCGTGACGCGGTTGAACGAAGTGTTCGAGTCGTGCCTGACGGGTATCCGTTTTCTACTTCGAGTTCAGGAACATTGGTCCGTCGCGTCAAAACTAAACTCGATCTACCAGCCGAGATTCGTCCGGGTTCGCTTCATGGCGAGATTCAATTGATGCCTGGAACGCAGTCGCAGCTTAGTCGGGGTGTGGAAAGTTTGCTGCGAGAACCCCACGGGTGTTTCGAACAAGCGTCATCGACCAACTATCCCAACGTGATGGCATTTCAACTGATGCAGGCTGATGGGGTGGCGGATGATTCCGACCGGCAACGGATCGAATCGCTGCTACGCCGTGGGTATCGAAAGCTGACAAGCTACGAATGTCAAGATTTGGGATACGAGTGGTTCGGCAACGATCCCGGGCATGAGGCGCTCTCCGCATTCGGATTGATGCAGTTTACCGAGATGTCCAAAGTCATCGATGTCGATCAAGCGATGTTGGATCGAACCAGACGTTGGCTATTGAACCGACGTGACGGACTCGGCGGGTTCAAACGAAACCCAAGGCATTTGCATGTTTGGTCCGTCAATCAGGAAACGGTTAACGCCTATGTGTTGTGGGCGCTGTCGCAGGCGGATCTTTCATCCGGCAATAGTCAACGTACCGAGAACGACTTCACCAAAGAACTCGATCATTTGGAAAGCATCGCGACCACGACCGACGATCCATATCTGATCGCGTTGTCATCGATCACATTGGAGAACGTCGGACGCAAGTCGACTGCACAACTGTTGCGTGAACGGCTATTAAAAAGCCAAGCGGCGGACGGGCATGTCGAAGGCCAAATGACGGTGACACAAAGTGGTGGGCTGTCGCGAAAAGTTGAATCAACGGCACTCGCAATCTTGGCATGGAAATCCGATCCGCAATTCGATAAAGCATTGCGTAAGTCGGTGGACTGGCTATTGGCCAATCGCAACGGTGGTGGATTCGGTTCGACGCAGGCAACCGTGCTCGCTTTAAAAGCACTTGTCGAAGTCCACACACGAATCAGTCAAAGTGGCGAAGGTGAATTGGAACTATTGGTCGACGGAAACGTGATCGAAACGCTCGAGTGGTCGGGCGCCGGAAAGGATGGCGTGGCGTATCGACTTCCAGACCAAGTTTGCCGACTGTTGGAATCCGATCCCCAAGCAACGGTAGAGCTTCGGTCTGCAAATCCGACATCGCTACCCTTTGTCGTGCAACTTGGCGGTCAGACACGATCCCCACAAAGTCATCAAGCGTGCCCGCTGGAGATGAACGTTCAATTCTCCGATTCAGTCGGTGAAACCAACGCCGGTGATACGATCGATGTCTTGGTAAACGTCAGCAACAAAACGCAGCAGGGGCAGCCGATGAGCGTTGCGGTCGTTGGGCTTCCTGGTGGGCTTGAGCCGGTCATCGAAAGCCTTGATCGATTGAAAGATGGCGGCGAGATTGACTACTACGAACTGCGCGGTCGCGAAGTCGTGCTGTATTGGCGAACGTTCCAGCCACAGGAAACGAAAGAACTGTCGATCAATTGCGTGGCACAAATCCCTGGGCGATACACCGGGCCGGCCCATCGAGCCTATTTGTACTACACCGCCGAACAGAAGGTTTGGGTCAATCCTTTAGTGATCGAAATCCGATAG